One Aegilops tauschii subsp. strangulata cultivar AL8/78 chromosome 7, Aet v6.0, whole genome shotgun sequence genomic window carries:
- the LOC141027523 gene encoding uncharacterized protein has product MDDGKLTTLTEHITAHGTTVLEVVYTNDPRTVERIIKKYEEWLKEEKNKFVGLDLEYTRKSSYIRQGIAIVQLAMREHVLVYHYCRSERSQALVDFLQRKAVTFTSVDTRNDKTMLARAWIKILDEHHVDLQRLFCIKGGGERDSMGDLSAAIIDPSYKNMKKSFPKEKHQFWDWKPLSPIHLEYAAKDGYVSYELYHRILTIKNGLRHLHQQPMKERLRPRKSNDEGSSSGWKRRKGNSGW; this is encoded by the coding sequence ATGGACGACGGGAAACTAACAACACTCACCGAACACATCACTGCCCATGGTACAACCGTGCTCgaggtggtgtacaccaacgacccaaGGACCGTGGAGCGGATCATCAAAAAGTACGAAGAATGGCTAAAGGAGGAGAAGAACAAGTTCGTCGGCCTCGACCTCGAGTACACACGTAAGAGCAGTTACATACGACAAGGGATCGCCATCGTCCAACTTGCCATGCGCGAGCATGTCCTTGTATACCACTACTGCAGATCCGAGCGCTCCCAGGCGTTAGTTGACTTCCTGCAACGGAAAGCGGTAACTTTCACTAGCGTCGATACCAGGAACGACAAGACCATGCTTGCCCGCGCATGGATCAAAATTCTAGACGAGCACCACGTCGACCTCCAGAGGCTATTCTGCATCAAGGGTGGTGGAGAAAGGGACTCCATGGGTGACCTTTCagcggccatcatcgacccctcaTACAAGAACATGAAGAAATCATTCCCAAAGGAGAAGCACCAGTTCTGGGACTGGAAGCCACTTTCCCCGATACACCTTGAGTATGCGGCAAAGGACGGGTATGTTAGCTACGAGTTGTACCATAGAATCCTAACCATCAAGAACGGGCTACGTCACCTCCACCAACAACCAATGAAAGAAAGACTCCGCCCACGTAAGAGCAATGACGAGGgatcttccagcggctggaagcGCCGGAAGGGAAACAGTGGTTGGTAA